In Camelus bactrianus isolate YW-2024 breed Bactrian camel chromosome 10, ASM4877302v1, whole genome shotgun sequence, a genomic segment contains:
- the LTO1 gene encoding protein LTO1 homolog, with protein MAGTQDMFDAIVMADERFHGEGYQEGYEEGSSLGIIEGRQHGTLHGAKIGSEIGCYQGFAFAWRGLLHSCATEKDSKKLKVLESLIGMIQKFPYDDPTYDKLHEDLDKIRGKFKQLCSLLNVQPDFKISAEGSGLSF; from the exons ATGGCCGGGACTCAGGATATGTTCGACGCCATCGTGATGGCGGATGAGAG GTTCCATGGGGAAGGCTATCAGGAAGGCTATGAAGAAGGTAGCAGCTTGGGCATAATTGAAGGAAGACAGCATGGCACATTACACGGAGCTAAAATCGGATCTGAG ATTGGGTGCTACCAAGGGTTTGCTTTTGCTTGGAGAGGTCTTCTGCACAGTTGTGCCACTGAGAAAGACAG CAAAAAATTGAAGGTCTTAGAATCGCTGATTGGAATGATTCAGAAATTCCCTTATGATGACCCTACTTACGATAAACTTCACGAagacttagacaaaattagaggAAAATTTAAGCAG CTTTGTTCATTGCTAAATGTTCAGCCGGACTTTAAAATTAGTGCAGAAGGTTCTGGACTTTCGTTCTGA